From the Rhinatrema bivittatum chromosome 3, aRhiBiv1.1, whole genome shotgun sequence genome, one window contains:
- the ALKAL2 gene encoding ALK and LTK ligand 2 encodes MKMLRSLAWLALVLLMLPAGCCKERTEAMEVRGDRLLHFIVELLRNVKEYNFEEANGVEYFSKQEDHVFGHKELSDDGHYQEERRVEIVPRDLRVKDKFLNHLTGPLNFSPKCSKHFHRLYHTTRDCTIPAYYKRCARLLTRLAVSPLCIDG; translated from the exons ATGAAGATGCTGAGGTCTCTGGCATGGCTAGCGCTGGTATTATTAATGCTGCCCGCTGGATGTTGCAAAGAAAGGACTGAGGCTATGGAGGTCCGGGGAGACAGGCTCTTGCATTTTATTGTGGAGCTCTTGCGAAACGTGAAAGAGTACAACTTCGAGGAAGCGAACGGAGTTGAGTATTTCTCAAAACAGGAAGACCACGTGTTCGGCCACAAAGAGTTATCTGACGATGGACATTATCAGGAAGAGCGGCGAGTTG AAATAGTTCCTCGAGACCTGAGGGTGAAAGACAAGTTTTTAAACCATTTAACAG GTCCTCTCAACTTTAGTCCAAAGTGCAGTAAACATTTTCATAGACTTTACCACACTACTAGAGACTGCACCATTCCAGCAT ATTACAAAAGATGTGCTAGGCTGCTTACTAGGTTGGCAGTAAGTCCACTGTGCATAGATGGATAA